A single Carnobacterium alterfunditum DSM 5972 DNA region contains:
- a CDS encoding murein hydrolase activator EnvC family protein — translation MKKKLMTGIIATLLFASPIVMPTVTEAASVEELENQKAELENKSADLNSKIQSQENTLNNLEAEKANLESEVEKLQTDIDTVVLELKAQEQKLADSETKIEKLKAEIKKLKDLIARREEKLEHQARTVQTDGSTSNMVELVLAADSLSDLIGRVGVVNQLVSANKDIVIQQENDKKEVEKNEQAAQKEKVAIVSLKAKIEVNKSNLVAQKAELDDKIIQVATKYDMTESEKKQFVKEQAVVATQTSVLSSELQEERQRIIVAEEKAQEAAKKAEAEAEVKAAKAEAAAAAKAVEVKQTSKSSTSTVTAAPSISSSSANSSGFINPSAGYTTSSYGYRIHPITGVNKLHGGTDFGGGGPIVAAQSGKIVFAGYSSSWGYYVKIDHGNGVQSLYAHMVAGSLLVSSGQQVSQGQQIGTMGTTGSSTGVHLHFEVYVNGSRVDPASYL, via the coding sequence TTGAAAAAGAAATTGATGACTGGAATTATCGCAACTCTATTATTTGCCAGTCCTATCGTAATGCCAACTGTGACAGAAGCAGCGAGCGTCGAAGAACTTGAGAACCAAAAAGCTGAATTAGAAAATAAATCAGCCGACTTAAATTCAAAAATCCAATCACAAGAAAATACACTAAATAATCTAGAAGCTGAAAAAGCAAATCTTGAATCAGAAGTTGAAAAATTACAAACAGATATTGATACAGTCGTTTTAGAATTAAAAGCACAAGAACAAAAATTAGCTGATTCAGAAACTAAAATCGAGAAATTAAAAGCTGAGATTAAAAAACTGAAAGATCTAATCGCTAGACGTGAAGAAAAATTAGAGCATCAAGCGAGAACTGTTCAAACAGATGGAAGTACATCTAATATGGTTGAGCTAGTGTTGGCTGCAGACAGCTTATCCGATTTGATTGGCCGCGTTGGTGTAGTAAATCAATTAGTTTCTGCAAATAAAGATATCGTAATACAACAAGAGAATGATAAAAAAGAAGTAGAAAAAAATGAACAGGCTGCTCAGAAAGAAAAAGTAGCTATTGTATCACTAAAAGCTAAAATCGAAGTGAATAAAAGTAACCTAGTTGCTCAAAAAGCAGAATTAGACGATAAAATCATTCAAGTAGCAACTAAATACGATATGACAGAGTCTGAGAAAAAACAATTTGTAAAAGAACAAGCCGTTGTTGCTACTCAAACAAGTGTCTTATCTAGTGAATTACAAGAAGAGCGTCAACGCATCATTGTAGCAGAAGAAAAAGCGCAAGAAGCTGCTAAAAAAGCAGAAGCAGAAGCAGAAGTTAAAGCTGCAAAAGCAGAAGCTGCGGCTGCAGCAAAAGCTGTAGAAGTTAAACAAACGAGCAAGTCCAGCACTTCAACAGTCACTGCTGCACCGTCAATTAGTTCATCTTCTGCAAATAGTTCAGGTTTTATTAATCCAAGTGCAGGATATACTACTTCTTCTTATGGCTACCGTATCCACCCGATTACAGGTGTAAATAAATTACATGGTGGGACTGATTTTGGTGGCGGTGGTCCGATCGTGGCAGCCCAAAGCGGAAAAATTGTTTTCGCTGGTTACAGCAGCTCTTGGGGTTACTATGTAAAAATCGATCATGGAAACGGAGTTCAATCACTTTATGCACATATGGTGGCAGGAAGCTTGCTCGTTTCTTCTGGACAACAAGTTTCTCAAGGTCAACAAATTGGAACAATGGGTACAACCGGTTCTTCCACAGGAGTCCATTTACACTTTGAAGTCTATGTAAATGGTTCGCGTGTTGACCCTGCAAGTTATCTATAA
- a CDS encoding TrmH family RNA methyltransferase — MEVILSTKNERVKNWKKLQTKKGRQKAGVYLIEGFHLIEEALKNHAIILEMMISEEIAIEDIPQFDEEKQVEISIEIAKLLSETETSQGVFAVVQKVDLINEPILDKPFLLLDNVQDPGNVGTMVRTADAAGFGGVVLGKGSVDLYNSKVLRSMQGSHFHLPIYQGDLNEWFDLFFKNGFPVYGTELNEEAVSYRSIEPQSVYGLVMGNEGNGMSAELLKRTTKNIYIPIVGQAESLNVAVAAGIVMFWLTKIE, encoded by the coding sequence ATGGAAGTAATTTTATCCACAAAAAATGAACGCGTAAAAAATTGGAAAAAGCTGCAAACTAAAAAAGGACGCCAAAAAGCAGGGGTCTATTTGATAGAAGGTTTCCATTTAATAGAAGAAGCTTTAAAAAATCATGCAATAATTTTGGAAATGATGATAAGTGAAGAAATTGCAATTGAAGATATTCCGCAATTTGATGAAGAAAAACAAGTCGAAATTTCTATTGAGATCGCAAAACTCTTAAGTGAAACAGAAACTTCCCAAGGTGTTTTTGCGGTTGTCCAAAAAGTAGACCTAATCAATGAACCAATTTTAGATAAACCATTTTTATTACTCGATAATGTTCAAGATCCAGGAAACGTTGGAACGATGGTTCGCACAGCAGATGCTGCTGGTTTTGGCGGAGTGGTTTTAGGAAAAGGTTCTGTAGATCTTTACAATAGTAAAGTCTTGCGGTCTATGCAAGGCAGTCATTTTCACTTGCCTATTTATCAAGGCGATTTAAATGAATGGTTTGACTTATTCTTTAAAAATGGCTTTCCAGTTTATGGAACAGAATTAAATGAAGAAGCTGTTTCTTATCGGTCTATTGAACCGCAATCTGTTTACGGATTAGTCATGGGGAATGAAGGAAATGGGATGTCTGCTGAATTATTAAAGCGAACTACTAAAAATATTTACATTCCAATTGTTGGACAAGCGGAGTCTTTAAACGTTGCAGTAGCAGCTGGAATAGTGATGTTCTGGTTAACAAAAATAGAATGA
- a CDS encoding HD domain-containing protein encodes MEPKWKQDLEYIALVEDLLEFEEVKKLNDYTQHYFTTRLEHSISVSYISYGIAKKRGLNVRAIARAGLLHDLFYYDWRITKFEEGSHAYVHPRMACENAKKLTELSELECDIIIKHMWLATVALPKYKESYIVTFVDKYCAVKEVTVPLTDKMKTSVKNAWARLKPATA; translated from the coding sequence ATCGAACCAAAGTGGAAGCAAGATTTAGAATACATTGCTCTTGTTGAAGATTTGTTGGAATTTGAAGAAGTGAAAAAGCTGAATGACTATACACAACATTATTTTACCACAAGGTTAGAACATTCAATTAGTGTATCTTATATCAGTTATGGTATTGCCAAAAAACGTGGATTGAATGTTAGAGCAATAGCTCGCGCAGGATTACTTCATGATTTGTTTTATTATGACTGGAGAATAACGAAATTTGAGGAAGGCTCCCATGCTTATGTCCATCCTCGAATGGCTTGTGAAAATGCCAAGAAATTAACTGAGTTAAGTGAACTAGAATGCGATATTATTATTAAACATATGTGGTTAGCCACAGTAGCTTTACCCAAGTATAAAGAAAGTTATATTGTGACATTTGTTGATAAATATTGTGCGGTAAAAGAAGTAACTGTTCCTTTGACTGATAAAATGAAAACATCTGTAAAAAATGCTTGGGCACGTTTAAAACCGGCTACAGCTTAA
- a CDS encoding GNAT family N-acetyltransferase codes for MIEVTFTKQKALIREASLVDLPEMVDIYNKAILTGGITCDLDPFIIEERKSWFDSHQIEKYPLFVYEVDGKVAGYSHLSGYRVGRRAVDQVAEISYYVNGDYRNRGIGSKLVDYALQQAKEIGYQNVIAMIVEGNGASEYILGKFGFKQWGRMPKIAEFNGVLHDHLYYGLRIN; via the coding sequence ATGATAGAGGTAACTTTTACCAAACAAAAAGCACTTATTAGAGAAGCAAGTTTAGTAGACTTGCCAGAAATGGTAGATATCTATAATAAGGCAATACTTACAGGAGGAATCACCTGTGATCTTGATCCGTTTATAATAGAAGAAAGAAAATCATGGTTTGATTCTCATCAAATAGAAAAATATCCGCTGTTCGTTTATGAAGTTGATGGAAAGGTTGCTGGATATAGTCATTTAAGTGGATACCGAGTAGGAAGAAGAGCGGTAGATCAGGTCGCTGAAATTAGTTACTATGTAAATGGTGATTACCGGAATCGTGGTATTGGATCAAAGTTAGTTGATTATGCGCTACAGCAAGCTAAAGAGATTGGTTATCAAAACGTTATTGCAATGATTGTAGAAGGCAACGGAGCAAGTGAATACATTCTTGGGAAATTTGGTTTTAAACAATGGGGAAGAATGCCGAAAATTGCTGAATTTAACGGAGTGTTACACGATCATTTGTATTATGGATTGAGAATCAACTAA
- a CDS encoding winged helix-turn-helix transcriptional regulator translates to MITIKNERKKVSCETMQKTICPKFEHTFAILGKKWMGLIIEVLLEGPQRFKDIAASIPNVSDRVLVERLKELEQEGLVSRTVDPDATMRVAYSLTEKGQDLKVVMADVQKWADKWICAPEA, encoded by the coding sequence ATGATAACTATTAAAAATGAAAGAAAAAAAGTCTCTTGTGAAACTATGCAAAAAACTATTTGCCCTAAATTCGAACATACATTTGCTATTTTAGGCAAAAAGTGGATGGGACTTATCATTGAAGTGTTATTAGAAGGTCCTCAACGATTTAAAGATATTGCTGCTTCTATTCCAAATGTTAGTGATCGTGTATTAGTTGAACGTTTAAAAGAACTTGAACAAGAAGGTCTTGTGTCTCGTACGGTAGATCCAGATGCAACGATGAGAGTAGCATACAGCTTAACTGAAAAAGGTCAAGACCTTAAAGTAGTAATGGCTGATGTTCAAAAATGGGCCGATAAATGGATATGTGCACCAGAAGCCTAA
- the pheS gene encoding phenylalanine--tRNA ligase subunit alpha: MDLKDNLQLLSKEAVEKIEAAKDLKTLDQVRVAYLGKKGPITEISKGMKTVSPEERPILGALVNEVRNEITTNLEAKKAILEMEKINRDLESESIDVTLPGSHVAVGQSHVLTQIMEEIEDLFIGMGYQIIEGPEVEEDSYNFERMNLPKEHPARDMQDTFYITNEILMRTHTSPVQARTMDKHDFSKGSLKMISPGKVYRRDSDDATHSHQFHQMEGLVVAKDITMGDLKGTLEVFAKKLFGAEREIRLRPSYFPFTEPSVEVDVSCFKCSGKGCNVCKHTGWIEILGAGMVHPNVLEMSGIDATIYSGYAFGLGPDRVAMLKYGIDDIRHFYQNDVRFLNQFKVKE, from the coding sequence ATGGACTTAAAAGATAACTTACAATTGTTAAGTAAGGAAGCTGTAGAAAAAATTGAAGCAGCAAAAGATTTAAAAACACTTGATCAAGTACGTGTAGCCTATTTAGGTAAAAAGGGTCCAATTACTGAAATTTCAAAAGGGATGAAGACTGTTTCTCCTGAAGAACGTCCGATTCTAGGCGCACTTGTAAATGAAGTGCGAAATGAAATTACTACAAACTTAGAAGCAAAAAAAGCAATTTTAGAAATGGAAAAAATCAATCGAGATCTAGAAAGCGAATCCATCGATGTGACATTGCCTGGTAGCCATGTAGCTGTAGGTCAATCGCATGTATTGACTCAAATAATGGAAGAAATCGAAGACTTATTTATTGGAATGGGGTATCAAATTATAGAGGGGCCTGAAGTTGAGGAAGACAGCTACAACTTTGAACGGATGAACTTGCCTAAGGAACATCCTGCTCGAGACATGCAGGATACTTTCTATATCACAAATGAAATTCTAATGCGTACCCATACATCTCCAGTCCAAGCTCGAACAATGGACAAACACGACTTTTCAAAAGGTTCGTTGAAAATGATCAGCCCTGGGAAGGTTTACCGTCGCGATAGTGATGATGCTACCCACTCTCATCAATTCCATCAAATGGAGGGTTTAGTGGTAGCAAAAGATATCACAATGGGAGATTTAAAAGGTACCTTAGAAGTTTTTGCTAAAAAACTATTTGGCGCAGAACGCGAAATACGCTTACGTCCAAGTTATTTCCCGTTTACGGAACCTTCTGTAGAAGTAGATGTCAGCTGCTTTAAATGTAGTGGAAAAGGTTGCAATGTTTGTAAACACACAGGTTGGATCGAAATTCTAGGTGCTGGTATGGTTCATCCGAATGTACTTGAAATGTCTGGGATCGATGCAACCATCTATAGTGGTTATGCATTTGGGTTAGGTCCAGATCGTGTAGCGATGTTAAAATACGGGATTGATGATATTCGTCATTTTTATCAAAATGATGTTCGTTTCTTAAATCAATTCAAGGTAAAGGAGTAA
- the pheT gene encoding phenylalanine--tRNA ligase subunit beta, translated as MKVSYQWLKEYLDLSNVTPEALADKMSRTGIEVEDVSIPETGLQKIVVGHTVEVVDHPDSDHLHICQVDIGEEELSQIVCGAPNIAADQKIIVALPGSRITGNVKIKKGKMRGQVSNGMICSLGELGFSEKVVPKKYAEGIYVLSKNAVPGDAVFPYLAMDDAILELSITPNRADALSMRGVAHEVGAIYDQKPVFPSFELTEDETDSVENYIKVAVENSEDAPSYNVRIVKNVKVAESPMWLQTKLMNAGIRPLNNVVDITNYILLEYGQPLHAFDYDQLQSKEIIVRHAKDGEALTTLDGEERSLTSEDIVITNGSIPVALAGTMGGLDSEIEEETVTVAIEAAVFEPISIRKTAKRYNLRSEASSRFEKGINPATIVTAGDHAAALIAELTGGTVVAGTASETALEIKNSVVSITLDRINGSLGTSITIEEVMVIFERLGFDVSEKDGLFEVVVPPRRWDIDIEADLVEEIARIFGYDNLPSTLPVSAARPAALDDKQRLIRHTRRFLEGAGLSQAISYVLTTPEKAAQYTMRESEATQLEMPMSEDRSTLRMNLLSGLLDDVSYNKARKNKDVALYEIGRVFYKEESRTLPIEEEHLGGVLTGSLLEKDWKGQPQKVDFFVMKGILEGLLAAYGLTEVITFVSDNKREGMHPGRTAALYLGEKEIGFAGQIHPLAAKAYELDETYAFELNVQAIVDAEKEPTIYEAIPKFPGMTRDIALLVDETITNQQLVDLIYKKGGKYLINVRLFDIYQGQNIEDGKKSMAYTLSYLNPTATMVEEEVSKAFDKVTNALVEEYRVVVR; from the coding sequence ATGAAGGTATCTTATCAGTGGTTAAAAGAATATTTAGATTTATCAAATGTAACACCAGAAGCGTTGGCAGACAAAATGTCACGAACTGGTATCGAGGTTGAAGACGTCAGCATACCAGAGACAGGTTTGCAAAAAATCGTTGTTGGACATACAGTTGAAGTGGTCGATCACCCTGATTCTGATCACTTGCATATTTGTCAGGTAGATATTGGAGAAGAAGAACTATCTCAAATCGTTTGTGGGGCACCTAATATAGCTGCTGATCAAAAAATCATTGTTGCCTTGCCCGGATCTCGCATTACGGGAAATGTAAAAATCAAAAAAGGGAAAATGCGCGGTCAAGTATCAAACGGAATGATCTGTTCATTAGGTGAATTGGGTTTCTCTGAAAAAGTTGTTCCCAAAAAATATGCAGAAGGCATATATGTATTGTCAAAAAATGCTGTACCTGGGGATGCCGTATTTCCTTATCTTGCGATGGATGACGCAATTCTTGAATTGTCGATCACACCTAATCGTGCGGATGCTTTGAGCATGCGTGGGGTTGCTCATGAAGTAGGAGCCATCTACGATCAAAAACCGGTGTTTCCTTCTTTTGAATTAACAGAAGACGAAACAGATTCAGTGGAAAACTACATTAAAGTTGCTGTAGAAAACAGTGAAGATGCACCTAGCTATAATGTCCGCATCGTTAAAAATGTGAAAGTTGCTGAAAGTCCAATGTGGTTACAAACAAAATTAATGAATGCCGGTATTCGTCCTTTGAACAATGTAGTAGATATTACGAACTACATTTTACTTGAATACGGACAGCCTTTGCATGCTTTTGATTATGACCAACTACAATCAAAAGAAATCATCGTTCGTCATGCGAAAGATGGGGAGGCTCTAACCACTTTAGACGGTGAAGAACGTTCGTTAACTTCAGAAGATATCGTGATCACTAATGGTTCTATACCAGTAGCATTGGCAGGGACAATGGGCGGACTTGATTCAGAAATTGAAGAAGAGACTGTGACTGTTGCAATTGAAGCAGCTGTCTTCGAACCGATCTCTATTCGTAAAACAGCTAAAAGGTATAATTTAAGAAGTGAAGCGAGTTCTCGTTTTGAAAAAGGGATCAATCCTGCAACTATTGTGACTGCAGGAGATCATGCAGCAGCCTTAATAGCTGAACTAACTGGGGGAACAGTAGTAGCAGGCACTGCTTCTGAAACGGCTTTAGAAATAAAAAATAGTGTTGTCTCTATTACATTGGACAGGATCAATGGTTCTTTAGGAACTTCTATTACAATTGAAGAAGTAATGGTTATTTTTGAGCGACTTGGTTTTGATGTTAGTGAAAAAGATGGTTTATTCGAAGTTGTGGTTCCACCGCGTCGTTGGGATATTGATATAGAAGCAGACCTAGTAGAAGAAATTGCTCGTATTTTTGGGTATGATAATCTGCCTTCTACTTTACCAGTAAGTGCAGCTAGACCTGCAGCTTTAGATGACAAACAGCGTCTTATTCGCCATACACGCCGCTTTTTAGAAGGAGCAGGCTTATCACAAGCCATTAGCTATGTGCTCACTACTCCAGAAAAAGCTGCTCAATATACGATGCGTGAAAGTGAAGCAACTCAACTAGAAATGCCTATGAGTGAAGACCGCAGCACATTGCGGATGAATTTATTGAGCGGTTTGCTAGATGATGTTAGTTATAATAAAGCGCGAAAAAATAAAGATGTTGCTCTTTATGAAATCGGTCGTGTATTTTATAAAGAGGAAAGCCGAACGCTGCCAATTGAAGAAGAGCATTTGGGGGGAGTATTGACTGGATCTCTATTAGAAAAAGATTGGAAAGGTCAGCCTCAAAAAGTCGATTTCTTTGTTATGAAAGGCATATTAGAAGGATTACTAGCTGCATATGGATTAACAGAGGTTATAACTTTCGTTTCAGATAACAAACGTGAAGGAATGCATCCAGGACGTACAGCTGCTCTTTACTTAGGAGAAAAGGAAATTGGATTCGCTGGTCAAATTCATCCTTTAGCAGCAAAAGCATATGAGTTAGATGAAACTTATGCTTTCGAATTAAATGTACAAGCAATTGTAGATGCTGAAAAAGAACCGACTATTTATGAAGCTATCCCAAAATTCCCAGGAATGACAAGAGATATTGCTTTATTGGTAGATGAAACCATTACAAATCAACAACTAGTCGATTTGATTTATAAAAAAGGCGGCAAATATTTGATCAACGTACGCTTGTTTGATATTTATCAAGGTCAGAATATTGAAGATGGCAAAAAATCAATGGCTTATACATTGTCTTATTTAAACCCTACTGCAACTATGGTAGAGGAAGAAGTTTCGAAAGCTTTTGATAAAGTAACAAATGCGTTAGTTGAAGAGTATCGAGTTGTTGTTCGTTAA
- a CDS encoding APC family permease: MEKNELKKEVSGLTALTVVVGTVIGAGIFFKPTAVYGAAGAPGLGLLAWFVAGVITIAGGLTVAEIGTIYPQTGGMMIYLEKVYGRWLGFLVGWAQMIIYYPANIAALAIIFSTQFVNLFSLSDNVIVPTAILTAIFLMGVNFLGTKYSGRIQTVATILKLIPLLVIIVAGLLYPGGGVIRLIPLSVESHPVLTSFGSALIATLFAYDGWINVGTLAGEMKNPGKMLPKVIIGGLSIVMAVYLLTNIAYLFVLDSTQLAGTDTPAALVASRLFDGIGSKLVTIGILISVFGGINGYIISGLRVPYALATQKMLPFSNWFAKVNPKTNLPINGGIVILGIAILMILTGQFNQLTDLIVFVIWFFITLTFIAVIILRKTQPDIERPYKVPLYPFIPLIAIIGGLYIILNTLIVQPGNAFIGIFLTLIGIPVYFYCKKKYGVPGKD; encoded by the coding sequence ATGGAAAAGAATGAGTTAAAAAAAGAAGTAAGTGGTCTTACGGCGTTAACTGTTGTAGTTGGAACAGTCATAGGGGCAGGTATTTTTTTCAAGCCAACAGCTGTTTATGGTGCAGCCGGTGCCCCGGGATTAGGCCTGTTAGCTTGGTTTGTAGCAGGAGTTATTACCATTGCTGGTGGATTAACGGTTGCAGAAATTGGAACGATCTACCCTCAAACAGGTGGAATGATGATTTATTTAGAAAAAGTATATGGAAGATGGTTAGGTTTTCTAGTTGGATGGGCTCAGATGATCATCTATTACCCAGCGAACATAGCAGCGCTAGCTATTATTTTTTCAACGCAATTTGTTAATTTATTTTCTTTATCCGATAATGTGATCGTACCAACAGCTATTTTAACGGCTATCTTTTTAATGGGCGTAAATTTTTTAGGAACAAAGTATAGTGGGCGGATCCAGACAGTCGCAACTATTTTAAAGTTGATTCCTCTTTTAGTGATCATTGTAGCAGGATTACTCTATCCTGGTGGAGGCGTAATAAGGTTGATACCTCTCTCAGTAGAAAGTCATCCAGTATTGACTAGTTTTGGATCAGCTCTTATTGCTACCTTGTTTGCCTATGATGGCTGGATCAATGTCGGAACACTTGCTGGGGAAATGAAAAATCCTGGCAAGATGCTGCCGAAAGTGATTATTGGAGGATTATCAATCGTTATGGCTGTGTATTTATTAACCAATATTGCTTATTTGTTTGTCTTAGACAGTACACAACTAGCCGGAACAGATACACCCGCTGCTTTAGTTGCTTCTCGTCTTTTCGATGGGATCGGCAGCAAGTTAGTGACGATAGGAATATTGATTTCCGTATTCGGAGGAATAAATGGCTATATCATTTCTGGGTTACGCGTTCCGTATGCTTTAGCAACTCAAAAAATGTTGCCGTTTAGCAACTGGTTTGCCAAAGTCAATCCTAAAACGAATTTACCAATTAACGGTGGTATTGTTATTTTAGGAATCGCCATTTTGATGATTTTGACTGGACAGTTCAATCAGCTGACAGATCTAATTGTTTTTGTTATTTGGTTTTTTATTACTTTAACCTTCATTGCTGTTATTATTTTAAGAAAAACCCAGCCAGACATTGAACGACCGTATAAGGTTCCTTTATATCCGTTCATCCCGTTGATCGCTATAATAGGAGGATTATATATCATCCTTAATACTTTGATTGTTCAGCCAGGAAATGCCTTTATCGGTATTTTTCTAACACTGATAGGAATACCGGTTTACTTCTATTGCAAAAAGAAATATGGAGTACCTGGAAAAGACTAA
- the rnhC gene encoding ribonuclease HIII: protein MSNEVLLVSKKTLIDMKQYYTDYLKSSTPPGGFFAAKKEAVNITGYNSGKVLFQGANSEKEAAVWKSKASIVAPKKKESSASSLNTPLPKDFSNWSVIGSDEVGTGSYFGPLTVVAAYADHSQLALLKELGVRDSKDMKDPEIIRVAKDLITFLPHSLLNVMPEKYNTIQPTMTQGKMKAILHNQALGHVLEKISPQKPDGILIDQFELPATYFKHINDQPNQITESVYFQTKGEGHHLAVAAASIIARYAFLKGLDELTAKAGLKIPSGAGSTVDLVAAKLLKQGGIPLLRKYAKLHFANTEKAKKISGIS, encoded by the coding sequence ATGTCTAATGAAGTACTCTTAGTTTCCAAAAAAACGTTAATAGATATGAAACAGTATTACACTGATTATTTGAAATCATCTACTCCTCCTGGCGGTTTTTTTGCTGCTAAAAAAGAAGCCGTAAATATAACGGGGTATAATTCCGGCAAAGTATTATTTCAAGGTGCAAATTCTGAAAAAGAAGCGGCTGTTTGGAAATCCAAAGCCTCCATTGTCGCACCAAAAAAAAAAGAATCGTCCGCTTCATCTTTGAATACCCCTTTACCAAAAGATTTTAGCAACTGGTCAGTTATTGGCAGCGATGAAGTCGGAACCGGAAGTTATTTTGGTCCATTAACGGTTGTTGCCGCTTATGCCGACCATTCTCAACTGGCTTTGTTAAAGGAATTGGGCGTGCGCGATTCGAAGGATATGAAGGATCCTGAAATTATTCGTGTAGCAAAAGACTTGATTACTTTCTTACCGCACAGTTTACTGAATGTTATGCCTGAAAAATACAATACTATTCAACCAACAATGACACAAGGTAAAATGAAAGCTATTTTACATAATCAAGCTTTAGGTCATGTCCTTGAGAAAATCAGCCCTCAAAAACCAGATGGCATTTTAATCGATCAATTTGAACTGCCAGCGACTTATTTTAAACACATCAATGATCAACCAAATCAAATAACAGAAAGTGTTTATTTTCAAACAAAAGGCGAAGGCCATCATTTGGCTGTAGCGGCTGCATCTATTATTGCTCGTTATGCTTTCTTAAAAGGATTAGATGAATTAACTGCAAAAGCAGGTCTTAAAATCCCATCTGGGGCTGGCAGCACTGTTGATTTAGTTGCTGCAAAACTTTTAAAACAAGGTGGAATACCGCTACTTAGAAAATACGCTAAGTTGCATTTTGCGAACACAGAAAAAGCCAAGAAGATCAGTGGCATAAGCTGA
- a CDS encoding cell division protein ZapA, with translation MSKGKIRYKTTIAGRPYTIIGARPEEHMRSVSKMVNEQMQQIESLSKGLDSERRAVLVAVNAVSDQINMQIELNTLQKQIVELEKKLEKAQELKISEE, from the coding sequence ATGTCAAAAGGGAAAATTCGGTATAAAACTACTATAGCAGGAAGACCTTACACGATTATCGGAGCTAGACCCGAAGAACACATGAGGTCAGTGTCTAAAATGGTAAATGAGCAAATGCAACAGATTGAATCATTATCAAAAGGGTTGGACTCCGAACGTAGAGCAGTTTTAGTAGCGGTAAATGCTGTATCGGATCAAATTAATATGCAAATAGAATTAAATACTTTGCAAAAACAAATAGTAGAATTAGAAAAGAAATTAGAGAAAGCTCAGGAATTGAAAATAAGCGAAGAATAA
- a CDS encoding CvpA family protein encodes MLMTVLIIVVLAIGAYSGARRGLILQFVLTVGYFVSYLLASQYYQILGPHLELIVPYPSASESSQFVFYDQALAFNLDGAFYNGVAFIIILFIGWLITRFIGGLLNVVTVIPVIKQLNALGGALLNFIVSYVAVFLILFLLTMLPVDAVQEAFKNSWLARTILEDTPVISTQLYNWWIELSLK; translated from the coding sequence ATGTTGATGACAGTTCTTATAATAGTTGTTTTGGCCATAGGAGCTTACAGTGGAGCTAGAAGAGGTTTGATTCTTCAATTCGTTTTGACAGTAGGTTACTTTGTTTCATACTTATTGGCAAGTCAGTATTATCAAATACTGGGACCACATTTAGAATTGATCGTCCCATATCCGTCTGCATCTGAAAGTAGTCAATTCGTTTTTTATGATCAAGCATTAGCTTTTAATTTGGATGGTGCTTTTTATAATGGTGTTGCATTTATCATCATCTTATTTATTGGGTGGTTGATCACACGGTTTATTGGCGGGTTATTAAATGTTGTAACAGTTATTCCTGTCATAAAGCAGTTGAATGCTTTAGGTGGGGCATTGTTGAATTTTATCGTTTCATACGTTGCTGTATTTTTAATTTTATTTTTATTGACGATGCTTCCGGTAGATGCAGTACAAGAAGCATTTAAGAATAGCTGGTTAGCACGTACGATTTTAGAAGACACACCAGTCATTTCAACACAATTGTATAACTGGTGGATAGAATTATCATTAAAGTAA